The Tigriopus californicus strain San Diego chromosome 5, Tcal_SD_v2.1, whole genome shotgun sequence genome includes a region encoding these proteins:
- the LOC131881368 gene encoding uncharacterized protein LOC131881368 gives MKYGSFWTREFFFVSKAPNTLNNVKVECQPKSATTSGRSIFFPADIPYTATKLSDGSPVDLSAMNPYNERSPGIDITGSGIQIEMEGTNVEPYVVGAKVPIQGFIDTHVTIRFQHYSSNVSKWWNPDRTEDKPSFVDGTTLLLQKSKQIGNFGYQHLHYPSSSVTKARFAFNTIQIRGSDTNFKFDLIGNFYNRLTEAGKEEESKVQGCEIHHTDAHTAIYHHQHSAQVAENHCSSKCSPWYYASTRRIGPRSYKCLCHSNTNVVGKTADKWCGQAIDCMELANNQIKSFNDQADLMHFLGSTNELKIAGQSNPSTEPNVCNPARVIDLAGAYTAHILGQGSHNFYNKELDLNQEFIFPVSIFYKTVKFNVTDPEVVPNYRRILNLVGSSTFRSSFLKFEEESIKSFAYGAYSHCLNQSQITCGNAMTQFCHDVSILVQKTMHATKDSEIKWDESLPLGCINMEAFLNNSFYPFKTLKRWERNCNSIAKTINMLSFRVSGVPTKNQVLVNSSSYATPLPGSSNTYVCDDRKAHYAYLNNDLQVMGIVKQKVNNLDRSSDT, from the exons ATGAAATATGGGTCATTTTGGACCCGCGAATTCTTCTTCGTCTCGAAAGCGCCTAACACGTTGAACAACGTCAAAGTTGAATGTCAGCCTAAAA GTGCCACAACTTCCGGAAGGTCCATTTTCTTTCCCGCGGATATTCCATATACGGCAACTAAATTGTCTGACGGATCCCCCGTGGACCTGTCCGCCATGAATCCATACAATGAACGAAGCCCAGGCATCGATATCACGGGCTCAGGCATTCAAATCGAGATGGAGGGCACGAACGTGGAACCATACGTTGTTGGAGCCAAGGTCCCCATTCAAGGGTTTATAGATACCCATGTGACCATTCGATTCCAGCACTACTCGTCGAATGTGAGCAAGTGGTGGAATCCGGATCGAACGGAGGATAAACCCAGTTTTGTGGATGGAACAACATTGCTTTTACAGAAGAGCAAgcaaattggcaattttggtTATCAGCATTTGCATTACCCAAGTAGCAGTGTCACCAAGGCCAGATTCGCCTTCAACACGATACAGATCCGCGGATCTGATACCAATTTCAAGTTCGACCTCATTGGAAATTTTTACAATCGTTTAACTGAGGCAGGGAAGGAAGAGGAGTCAAAGGTGCAAGGGTGCGAGATACATCATACGGACGCACATACCGCCATTTACCATCACCAACATTCCGCCCAGGTCGCCGAAAATCACTGCTCTAGTAAATGCAGTCCTTGGTATTACGCTAGTACACGTCGAATTGGTCCTCGAAGCTATAAATGCCTTTGTCACAGTAACACAAACGTGGTGGGGAAAACGGCTGACAAGTGGTGTGGCCAAGCCATAGATTGCATGGAATTAGCCAATAATCAAATCAAGTCCTTTAATGACCAGGCTGATCTGATGCATTTTCTGGGATCGACGAACGAGCTGAAAATTGCAGGGCAAAGTAATCCAAGCACAGAGCCCAATGTTTGTAATCCAGCTCGGGTCATCGATCTAGCCGGAGCTTACACTGCACATATTCTCGGCCAAGGATCGCACAACTTCTATAACAAAGAATTGGACCTGAATCAGGAGTTTATATTCcctgtttcaattttctataAAACCGTCAAATTCAATGTGACTGATCCGGAGGTGGTTCCGAACTATCGTCGAATATTGAATCTAGTTGGTTCATCAACTTTCAGAAGCTCGTTTTTAAAGTTTGAAGAGGAATCCATCAAATCATTCGCTTACGGAGCCTATTCACATTGTCTCAATCAGTCACAAATCACTTGCGGTAATGCCATGACACAATTTTGCCACGACGTGTCGATTTTAGTCCAGAAGACGATGCATGCTACCAAAGACTCCGAAATCAAATGGGATGAATCCCTCCCCTTGGGATGCATTAACATGGAGGCATTCCTCAACAACAGCTTCTACCCattcaaaaccttgaaaaG ATGGGAACGGAATTGTAACTCCATCGCCAAAACAATCAACATGCTATCCTTTCGAGTATCTGGTGTGCCAACAAAGAACCAAGTCCTGGTTAATTCGTCATCTTACGCGACTCCATTACCTGGATCTAGCAATACATACGTCTGCGACGACCGTAAGGCACATTATGCGTATTTGAACAATGATTTACAAGTGATGGGCATCGTTAAACAAAAAGTTAACAACCTTGATCGTTCATCTGATACTTGA